TTTATGTGACTTTTGCAAGTGACTCTATATATAAGATATTTTTGGGTCAGCATTATCTGGTTTTTGTTGATTTTCAGGTATTTCAGCTAACAAATCATCTAATTCAGTACTACTATTAGTAATATTGGCGCCTTGAGCCTGTAAGTTTTGAATACGTTCACCAACATCACTATAGTTTGGATTACTTGCGTATAAATTTTTATAAAATTTTAAAGCATCATTTTGACGATCTGCATCCTCAAATGAGCGAGCAATACCATAACGTAGCGCCAAGGCATCATTTTCAGTTATTGCGGGTGAATTTAAAATATCTTGCCAGTATTTAAGTGCGGCGACACTATCGCCACGTTCTAAATAACACATTCCCACCATGGTTAATGCCCCAACAGCACGTATAGAGGATCTTGCGGCGATGTTAAACTCACGTATGGCATCGTCAAGCAATCCCATTTCTTTATAGGCAATCCCTAAATCGTAATGGGTTTCGTGATCTGACTCTGCTACTTGTTCGGCAACACCACGTTTAAATTCATCAAATACATCAAGAATTTCGTCATGGAAATCGGAAGTGGCTGCAGCAGCAAAATCGCTTTCGAGTTCATCAGCTAAATCTATGTGCTCGATATGGACTGCAGCAAAATCTTGATTATCGTCATCTATTGTTGCGGTATATTCTGGCGTTGTATCTGTATTTGGTATTGCAGGTTCACTAATCACTTCTGGGTTTGCTAAAACAGCGCTATCAGGTGCAGAAGTTTGTAAGTCATTTTGTGAATCTTCTTGCGAATTATCAAAGGCACTATCAATTTCAATAGCTAACTCTTTAATTTTCGAATGCCCAGGATTATTGTACATAAGGTTAATAAGAGCTTCACGCGCTTCTTCTTCGAGGCCTTGCTGCACAAAAAAGCGAACCTCATTGATTTCTTCATCGAGGGTATCTTCAGTATCTGTGGCCACGGATGAGCTAGATGAGATAGCAGTTGCCGTATCACTAGCGCTAATTGTTAGATCGTTGTTAGTGGTTGATTTTGAAGGCAGAATATTCGCTGCTTCATCTTCATGGATATTTTTTGTGTCAGGCGTTGGCACAGCAGACTTTATTTTAATTTTATTTTTTTGTGGCACTGCTGAGGCAAGCAAGGCGTCAATATCTTCAAGATCAACGTTAGCTGAGGATTTAGATGTTGCTTCAGGAGTAGGGGTAATTTTTTTAGCTGGTTTGTCGATACTTGGTGGTGAAATAACTTCGTCTGGGATTTTGGGGGTGACCTCAATGCTATTTGTCACCACTGGTGTTGGCTCGACATGTTGGTCATTTTCAGTATCGTTATCAAGGTCAATATCGACGCTTTCTGAAGCAAATTCACGACTTAAACGATGACGACCAGTATTACCGGATAAAATAACCTGCGGAACATTTTCGTGACTAATTGCACTATCGCCTGATTTTTCATTTTCTAACGAAGTATCAATTTCAATTTCGTCATCAATTAAATTATCAGAGAGAGTAGTACTGGCGGCAATTTCATTAGTAACACTTGCGCCTGATGCAAGTTGTTGCAGTAATTGTTGGGCCTGATTATTATTTGCATCAAGTTGTAAAAGTTCTTCGAGATCACTACATGCTTGAGCAATATTATTATGGCTGATTGATGTTTGCGCCATATCCCAAAGCTGCGTGGTAGCGCCAGCAGTATCACCAGTTTCAAGTAGCAGTAACTTATGTTTTTCTTGTGCTTCTCTATTATGTGGGTCGATATTGAGGACTTGCTTAATGTAATCTATTGCTTTTGGTAATAAGCCGTATTTTATATAAATATCAGCTTCAACGAGTAATTGATTGATAGTTTCTTGAGTTGATGATTCGCTATCGCGGGCTATTACATTTTCACCAGTAGTTCCAACAATAGTAGCATCTGTTGAGGCAGCATTTAAATTTGTGTCATGGCCATGTTCTGCTTGGCCAACTTCATTTTCTATAAACACCTCGTCATATTGAGAATGAGCAGATACATATTGTTGCTTTTGATATCGTGCTAATGCGTGTTGCGCTTCACTATCATCAGGGGCTAAATCCAATATTTTTTTAACAATGTCTAATGCGCGTTCATCGTTATTTTCTTCGTAAATACGCGCAAGTTCTTTATATACGGCAATAGTTTTTTGTATTTGTTGAAGCTCTTTAAAAGCAGAGCCTAACAGTTCGAGGGTAACAGTAT
This genomic interval from Deltaproteobacteria bacterium contains the following:
- a CDS encoding tetratricopeptide repeat protein, which gives rise to MAINREKVRAAAQKHIQKGQFEKAIKEYKQLVEDDPKDVRTILKLGDLQTRAGQNENATNTYIRVANFYSEQGFFLKAVAVYKQILKIDDSIIDVNIKLAELYQQLGLLSDANNQFRHLAVLLEQQNRINECADVLRKMVDLDVENVAVRIKLAEIFAKQNKLEDARNELAYAANVFKQQRRVDEWAKVAERMLSFHPSDIETTRALADIYIQKGDARRALAKLQVCFKHDPKDTVTLELLGSAFKELQQIQKTIAVYKELARIYEENNDERALDIVKKILDLAPDDSEAQHALARYQKQQYVSAHSQYDEVFIENEVGQAEHGHDTNLNAASTDATIVGTTGENVIARDSESSTQETINQLLVEADIYIKYGLLPKAIDYIKQVLNIDPHNREAQEKHKLLLLETGDTAGATTQLWDMAQTSISHNNIAQACSDLEELLQLDANNNQAQQLLQQLASGASVTNEIAASTTLSDNLIDDEIEIDTSLENEKSGDSAISHENVPQVILSGNTGRHRLSREFASESVDIDLDNDTENDQHVEPTPVVTNSIEVTPKIPDEVISPPSIDKPAKKITPTPEATSKSSANVDLEDIDALLASAVPQKNKIKIKSAVPTPDTKNIHEDEAANILPSKSTTNNDLTISASDTATAISSSSSVATDTEDTLDEEINEVRFFVQQGLEEEAREALINLMYNNPGHSKIKELAIEIDSAFDNSQEDSQNDLQTSAPDSAVLANPEVISEPAIPNTDTTPEYTATIDDDNQDFAAVHIEHIDLADELESDFAAAATSDFHDEILDVFDEFKRGVAEQVAESDHETHYDLGIAYKEMGLLDDAIREFNIAARSSIRAVGALTMVGMCYLERGDSVAALKYWQDILNSPAITENDALALRYGIARSFEDADRQNDALKFYKNLYASNPNYSDVGERIQNLQAQGANITNSSTELDDLLAEIPENQQKPDNADPKISYI